The Setaria viridis chromosome 2, Setaria_viridis_v4.0, whole genome shotgun sequence DNA window CCGCCGTCTCGTGGCCCGGGGCACCAGGCAGCCGTCGCCGCGGCTCGCGGACTGGTCGGTCAAGGCGCTGGCTATGGGGGTCACAAAGGAGGCTAGCCCTCGCAGGGAGTACCGGGGGATCcccggggacggcggcgacatGGGGGATGTTGGGGTCACCAACCCGGCCCCGTCCTTGCCTCCGCGGAACAGGGCAGATGACCCCAAGCTGCACAACCCGCTGCTCCGTCTCGAGCGGATGGGCTGTGGGTGGCTCGGCGTCATCTTCGAGTGGGAGGGGGTCATTGTTGAGGATGATGCCGAATTGGAAAGGCAGGCGTGGTTGACCCTGTCACAGGAGGAGGGGAAGTCGCCACCTCCGGCCTTTGTGTTGAAGAGAGTTGAAGGGATGAAGAACGAGCAGGCGATTTCTGAGGTTCTCTGCTGGTCTCGAGACCCTTCGGAGCTGAGGAGATTGGCCTCACGAAAGGAGGAGATACACTCCAGCCTCCGTGGCGGCTCCTTTTACCAGATGAGGAATGGTTCCAGGGAGTTTATGAGCACGCTTGCCAATTACAAGATCCCTATTGCCGTGGCCACCACACGCCCACGGAAGGTTATCGAAGAAGCCATCGAAGCTGTTGGCGCGCGGAGCTTCTTTGATGCTGTCGTGGCAGCAGAGGATGTTTATCGGGGCAAACCTGACCCTGAAATGTTCCTGTATGCTGCTCAGCTCCTCAGTTTCATCCCAGAGAGGTGCATCGTGTTTGGGAACTCCAACTCAACGGTGGAAGCCGCCCATGATGCCCGCATGAAGTGTGTCGCGGTTGCAAGCAGGCACAAAATCTATGAGCTTAGTGCTGCAGACCTTGTGGTGAAGCAACTGGACGAGCTATCTGTTGTTGACTTGAAGAACCTCACTGATATCGAGTCTCCAGAGTTTGGCATGGAACCTGAACcagagatggaggaggaggaagaagtgtCCCGACCATCATCGTCAGTGGGTGTAGATGACATATTCTGGTAAGAGGCTAGATTGTACATTTGATTGATTCCTCTCCTGCACAGATGTATTATTGTCAACTGTTGTAGCGATCAGGAAGAAGGGCTTATCATCCTTCTAATCAGTAGAATGTGATATGTAAAAATGTTGTTTAGAGCTCACACACTGTATATATTACTCAGAAAGAAAGCAGGGAACTGAATATATCAATCAGGACATTTGAAACTGCAGTTCCTGAAAATATGTATAACACCACAATGTTTCTATCGTTAAATCAGTATTCCAGGTGCTACTGTTCTATTCTCTGCAGTCTTGTTCGTTCAGTATCTAATAAAAATTCTCTGCAGTCTACTCGATTGAAAGTAGTGTTTGGTCACCATTGTGGGTATTCTTGTTAGGACTGATGATTATGTTTCCTCTTTAGGAGTTATCCTCATTAGTGGAAATGTTTGTTCGAGGTTATGCCTAAGGCATTAGTTTGCTTGAGCTTGATGCTGGCACTAAATTCATATAGATGGCTTTGGGACAATGATCCTTGAGCTTGTTTCTGAAAAATGTTGTGCTTCAGCACGAAAAGGTTGATGATGGCACTAAATTCTAATGCTGCAACGCATCTGTTTAGGCATTTATGTTTGCTACTTAAAAAGTTGGATACATGGTGTCAGTTCATTCCATGCAGAGATGCTAGACTTTTTTCCTTCCCCTATGAGTTGATCAACTGCCTGAAAATTGGCCTTTTGTCGAATGTTATGCTACGGACCTGGTACGCTAATTCAGCAAAATATGCATGGTATTGTTTGCAGTCGGCTATGATGTACTGAAGGGCACTGTAGTCGTGAATCCTGAGTTTAACTCTTTTGAACTCAAATGACACAGTTACAGCATTTTCTCCTTTGAGCCAATTTAACTGTGTAGCAGGAAAGAAACGATCTTTGTCTCAAATTGTGGTTGCCCTTTTGAACAAATCATTCAACATTGTCCAGTTGCAATGATAAGGGAGTGCAATGataagggagtgtttggatacgaggtgctaaactttaggagggtcatatcggatgttcggacgctaattaggaggactaaatatgaggtaattataaaactaattgcagaactcctatactaattcacgagacgaatctattaagtctaattaatccatcgttagcgaatggttactgtagcaccacattattgaatcatgaactaattaggcttaatagattcatcttacgaattagacttcatctgtgcaattggttttataattagactatatttaatacttctaattagtattcaaacatccaatgtaacaggtactaaagtttagaagGGTAAGCACCCTAAGACCAACAACTACAACTAATCGACCAGTCCAACATGCCGCTTTGCCTTTGTCTGGAACTGTAAGGATCGACCAGTCCAACATGCCGCTTTGCTTTTGTCTGGGACTGAAAGGATGCCAATGGAAGCAAGCAATCAAAAGCTGAAACGCAACACCAACCGTCTGACGGTAGCCAAGCAAGTCCCTGATGGCTGCTGCTTGCTGGCTCGCTCTCTAGAGGCATGGCGTTGGCGTGGCAGTGCCAATGGGCGTTGGCAAGGGGAGAGGCGCGTGCGAGCATGTGTGCGTGCGCCCCTGGCCACTGGGAACGGGAAGGGAGGCGCCCAATCACATGCGCCCCATGTGCGGCGCCAATCCTCCCCCTCGACCGGCTCGTCCCTTCCGCGATGgtggcgagggcgaggaggcgACGCGGAGGCGCTCCCAAGCGTGCGCGCCTCCTGGCCATCGCGGCCGTCCATCCCTCCACACGTGTCGCCCCCGCGCGGCCACCGTGCCAACCATATCACTCCAAGCACGCCGCCGCACGGCTCGCACGCGTGAGCGACCCCGCTGGTCTCCCCCCTTGTTCCCCTCCCCtgcatctccctccctccgttcCCCCGCGGCGCGAGATCCGGGATGCagcaggcggcggggccggccgaggacgaggacgaggagatGGGGGtcaaggaggaggacggcgacgaggaggaggaggaggaagacgacggctACTACATGGACCCGTGCCCCGCGGCCGTCGCGTCGCCTCCCGGCgtaggcggcggcagggcgaacccggcgagccggcggcgcgcgcgcgaggAGAAGGAGCGGACCAAGCtgcgggagcggcagcggcgcgcgaTCACGGGGCGGATCCTGGCGGGGCTGCGCCAGCACGGCAACTACAGCCTGCGGGCGCGCGCCGACATCAACGAGGTGATCGCGGCGCTGGCGCGCGAGGCCGGGTGGGTCGTCCTCCCCGACGGCACCAccttcccctcctccgccgccgcggctgcgcaGGTTGGTCGCTCTCtctgctgcttccttctcagtcagtcagtcagtcagtcagcgATGAGTATGCGATTGGGAAAGAAGGGAATGAATGAATGGCCTGCTGCTGTGGTGTGGTGTGAACTGGCAGCTCGCCACTGGCTCTGCCTGGCAGCCAAGGGAAAAAGCAGCTTGGGAGTCAGTAGCTATCCAGCATCCACTGCCATTTATGACGTCATAAATGAAGGCCCGCCGGCTCCGACAGTGTGGGCAAATAAAAATGCTTCGGGCTTCGCGGGAATGGAATGGACTAGTGTGAAAATACTGTAGAAAGGGACGGTTTACACGAGGTAGTaaataaaaatttaaaaaatggaTGGTGGAATACCGTATCGTAGTTGAAAAATTAATACGAGCAGGAAAAATAATTACCAGCGTATTCTGCCGTCCATCGCACGGAAAGGGAGAAAGGGCGGAGGACAAGCGGCCAAAATAAGCAACAGAAGCCAGCCGCAGGCCGCAGCCCGTCACGGGGCTCACGGCGTTTTTCGCTGCTCGGTTGCTCCTCCCCCGTTCCCGCCTCCCGAGGGCGCGCTCAGCCACCGCccaccgcccaccgccgcctcctccccggtcCCCGGCCTCCCTCTCTCAAATTCCGGGGCCGCCTGATCCGGATCGGAATGCTGACGCGTGCGCCCCCTCGTGTGTTCCTCCTCCAGCCGGGCCCCCGCCCCGTGatggtcgccgccgcgccgctcgcgctCCCGACCTCGCCGGCGCTCCCCCTCCGCGGCatctcgcccgtcgccgcccgccccatCTCCCACCGCCCCGCGCCggcgtcctccctcctcctctcgcccccgcgcgccgcaggagccgccgccgcctcctcgcgtCCCCCGGCGGACGACGTCCCTGACGGCGGCAGCTCCTCGCACCTCCTCGCTGTCCCCGTCAACGTCCCCATGGACCCCGCGGTCGCCGaagacgccgccgtcgccaagcAGGTCAGCGACTCCCGCCGCCTTACTTTCGCTTTGCGTCCCTTGCTTCGGCTCATCTGTCTCTCACACGATTGTTGGGCTTCCTGCTGCAGGTGCCCGAGGtggcgccgcgcccgccggagCGGGACTTCGCCGGCACGCCCTACGTTCCCGTCTACGTCATGCTCCCCGTAAGGATGCATCTCCTCCATTTCCTTGTACTGGACTTGCGCGATCGTGTTCCGATTCATGCTCGTGTGTTTGGCAGCTTGGGGTGGTCAATGTCAGCGGCGAGGTGGTGGACGCGGACGAGTTGGTGGGCCAGCTGCGGGTGCTCAAGGCAGCCGGGGTGGACGGGGTCATGGTCGACTGCTGGTGGGGGAACGTAGAGGCGCACAGGCCGCAGGAGTACAACTGGACTGGCTACAAGCGCCTATTTCAGATGATCAGGGAGCTCAAGCTCAAGTTGCAGGTAAGATGACTCAGCATCTCAATGCAAACTTCAGCAATTTGCTATTCTCTGATTGTTGTGTGTCGCTTGATGTAACACTTCTACATCGATCATCTGTTGGTGAAGAATGTCGTACTTCAGCGGCGATTTCCTTTGCTCATGTGGCTTACATGCTGCTCTCGTTGAATTGCTTAGGTGGTCATGTCATTCCATGAATGTGGTGGCAATGTTGGCGACGATGTGTCAATTCCTCTCCCACATTGGGTAACAGAGATTGGAAGGAGCAACCCAGATATCTACTTTACTGACAGGGCAGGAAGGCGTAATACTGAGTGCTTGTCATGGGGGATTGATAAAGAAAGGGTTCTCCAAGGCCGAACAGCAGTGGAGGTACAATCATTTTGCTGGATCTTGCTCAGTACTTATCGCTCTGAAAGTTTGACTAAAGGTTATCTGCTTGTTGATTTCCACTTGCCTCCTATAATTCTGCATCTTGATCTTGTTGGCTAGTTTTGATACTACAAGCTGCAGAGTGGCTTCGCATGAAACTGTTATTGTTATGTATGCATTGTCATGTGTTGCACTTTCATGATAATGTTATAATATTTTAGGATGGTTGAAAGATGAAATTGGTTTTGTTCTAAAGAAAATGCATGTTCTGTATACGCACACCTTTCAATTCATTTTCAGTGGAAGGCCAATTGTGTTTACACATTTCTTATTTTATTCCCATATATCAATGTAGGTATATTTTGACTTTATGAGAAGCTTCCGAGTGGAGTTTGATGAGTATTTTGAGGATGCGATCATCTCAGAAATTGAGATTGGACTAGGGGCTTGTGGAGAGCTGCGATATCCATCTTATCCAGCAAAACATGGTTGGAAATACCCTGGCATTGGGGAATTTCAGGCAAGTCTTCACACTTTGCTCTTTCTGTTGCACTTGCATTATTCTCAGGGTTTAGTAAATACCTATTGGTATATTTTTATCAGCCATTGAGAATGTATTGCCTCTTCAGTGCTATGACAGGTACTTACAGAAAAATTTGAGAAGAGCTGCAGAAGAACGGGGGCATACTATATGGGCAAGAGGACCAGACAATGCTGGCCATTATAATTCGGAACCAAATCTCACTGGGTTTTTTTGTGATGGAGGAGATTATGATAGTTATTATGGCCGTTTTTTCCTCAACTGGTACTCTCAGATGTTGGTGGATCATGCGGACCGTGTACTGATGTTAGCAAGGTTGGCTTTTGAGGGTTTAAACATAGCTGTTAAGGTTAGTTATCACTGTTAACTTCACACATCCAATTCCAGCACTTTGGTTGTTTTGCAGGCATTCATTCTTTCTTTTAGAAACCTGATCTTACAAGTGTTAAAGTGGACTGATCTTTACCATTTACATCCCCAAATCAAATAAAATGATTGAATACCCTATCCACTTATGTGATATTTACAGGTCTCTGGAGTGCACTGGTGGTACAAAACTGCCAGTCATGCTGCTGAATTGACTGCTGGGTTTTACAACCCATGTAACCGTGATGGCTATGCTCCAATTGCTGCAGTATTGAAGAAATATGATGCTGCTTTGAACTTTACATGTGTTGAATTGCGCACTATGGACCAGCATGAGGTATACCCTGAGGCATTTGCAGATCCAGAGGGCCTGGTATGGCAGGTAGGGATCCTTTCTTCCATTGCCTGTTTTTGCATTTCCTTAGCAACAGCTTACTTGCTGATGTATTGAATTCTCTAGTGAGCAAATACTTGGCAGCTGCACAGCATCATATGTTCGCTATTTAATTACAAACACATTGATGTTGTATTAGTGTCTTATCAATTGGATGCATTGTTTTTCAGGTGCTAAATGCTGCGTGGGATGCTGGTTTACAAGTGGCTAGTGAGAACGCTCTACCTTGCTACGATAGAGAAGGATTCAACAAGATTCTGGAGAATGCCAAACCACTGAATGACCCAGATGGACGGCATTTGTTTGGATTCACCTACCTGAGGCTTAGCAAAGTTCTGTTTGAGAGGCCCAACTTTTTCGAATTCGAGCGCTTCGTCAAGAGAATGCATGGTAAGATATACTGGCCCACTGGAGTGGTCTGAGTCTGACAGCAATCCTATTTTAGCGCCAGTTAATCAGATGTTGACCTCTTGTGACGTTCTTTGCAGGTGAGGCGGTTCTTGATCTGCAAGCATAGATGTGTAGCTTATTACATACACATATACAAGTGATTCTGATTGGCTTAGGCCTTACGGCCTACATTTTTGCTCCTTTTTTTTGGTTGCGTAGGTGGTAGTATCAGCTGATTTTTGACCTGTTACATAGAATAGAACTCGCTGCTCTATTTGTAAAGGCTATTTATATATGAAGACCCGTGGGTTTACTTGAATTTTGGTGGGTAAACAGTGAATTCGCATCCATGGATGCCGTTGGCAACACTACATCTGCCTTGCATTGCATGGCACATTGGGCGCGGGCAGTCCCGTAAAGATTCATGAGGCTGCGCAGCGTGGTCTTTGGGCGTGAAACCTGAAAACCCAGGCATTCTGGAACAAAGTGTTTCGATTGTACTGTCCGCATGTAAATGATGCTCAGCAATGGAAGTTGAGTTTGGACTTGTCAAACGCCTCATTTGCAGTTTAAGCGTGTGTTTGGTACTGTGCTTACTTCACCTATAGGTACTGGCCTGATTATTCCTTCACAAAACTTGTCTGCACGGGCCTCATGTCACCGTATGATCGAGCCGCGCAGAAAGGGGGAAAAAAGTGATCATCTTCTAGTATCAAATATGAATGAATGGTACTAAACGTCTAAACCAATGACACAAGAGTGCAGCTAGCTACTGCTGGGAGTCTGCGACACGGGGGCACCAAAGCAAAGCGAATTTACAACAGGTGAGGTGCGCGGGGGTGTTCAGGAGGGGAAACCCGAGCTGCGCAGCACGATCTGGCCGTCCTCGTCCTTGTCGAACACCCGCTCGATGAGGTCGTTCCAGCTCATCCGCTGCCTGGCCCCCGCCGGCGGGAAGCTCTCGCTCCtctccggctgctgctgctgctggcgcctgtcatcgccgtcgtcatcgtcgaACGTGCCGTACAGCGACGGCGCCCGCGCGTCC harbors:
- the LOC117846563 gene encoding beta-amylase 2, chloroplastic, translating into MQQAAGPAEDEDEEMGVKEEDGDEEEEEEDDGYYMDPCPAAVASPPGVGGGRANPASRRRAREEKERTKLRERQRRAITGRILAGLRQHGNYSLRARADINEVIAALAREAGWVVLPDGTTFPSSAAAAAQPGPRPVMVAAAPLALPTSPALPLRGISPVAARPISHRPAPASSLLLSPPRAAGAAAASSRPPADDVPDGGSSSHLLAVPVNVPMDPAVAEDAAVAKQVPEVAPRPPERDFAGTPYVPVYVMLPLGVVNVSGEVVDADELVGQLRVLKAAGVDGVMVDCWWGNVEAHRPQEYNWTGYKRLFQMIRELKLKLQVVMSFHECGGNVGDDVSIPLPHWVTEIGRSNPDIYFTDRAGRRNTECLSWGIDKERVLQGRTAVEVYFDFMRSFRVEFDEYFEDAIISEIEIGLGACGELRYPSYPAKHGWKYPGIGEFQCYDRYLQKNLRRAAEERGHTIWARGPDNAGHYNSEPNLTGFFCDGGDYDSYYGRFFLNWYSQMLVDHADRVLMLARLAFEGLNIAVKVSGVHWWYKTASHAAELTAGFYNPCNRDGYAPIAAVLKKYDAALNFTCVELRTMDQHEVYPEAFADPEGLVWQVLNAAWDAGLQVASENALPCYDREGFNKILENAKPLNDPDGRHLFGFTYLRLSKVLFERPNFFEFERFVKRMHGEAVLDLQA
- the LOC117845711 gene encoding 5-amino-6-(5-phospho-D-ribitylamino)uracil phosphatase, chloroplastic, which encodes MVVDTVSASTSIIAPHLFDQRSRGPHRPLRRTFHVVACRPLPTAFAGRRLVARGTRQPSPRLADWSVKALAMGVTKEASPRREYRGIPGDGGDMGDVGVTNPAPSLPPRNRADDPKLHNPLLRLERMGCGWLGVIFEWEGVIVEDDAELERQAWLTLSQEEGKSPPPAFVLKRVEGMKNEQAISEVLCWSRDPSELRRLASRKEEIHSSLRGGSFYQMRNGSREFMSTLANYKIPIAVATTRPRKVIEEAIEAVGARSFFDAVVAAEDVYRGKPDPEMFLYAAQLLSFIPERCIVFGNSNSTVEAAHDARMKCVAVASRHKIYELSAADLVVKQLDELSVVDLKNLTDIESPEFGMEPEPEMEEEEEVSRPSSSVGVDDIFW